The proteins below come from a single Eucalyptus grandis isolate ANBG69807.140 chromosome 3, ASM1654582v1, whole genome shotgun sequence genomic window:
- the LOC104436191 gene encoding disease resistance protein RPV1-like isoform X1 — MGIEALSVMSLIKVGNDHRLLMHDQLRDLGREIVRQENYEEPWKRSRVWIHKEALHVLEKNKGTRKIKALRLNKSGLGRVYSNVLFEKLPNLRFLEMNNFILSGDFEYVLSELRWLYWKNCPSNLVATNFHVKKLVILDLSRSKVTEHWEGWKLMDVASNLKVLNIANCRDLKTSPDLTAFQNLEILILGKCENLTKLHPSIGSISTLISLDVRDCFRLKELPIEVGQLQELEELFMDRTRMEEIPISKGSMKKLRTLSAQYCESLARIPSLLSHLASLSTLDFTGCKKLAELPDALGFLQKLQHLSLKECSSLRGIPNSIGKLECLTELDISYTGFTELPESIGDLSNLEVLQMALSHVTRLPSVIGMLGKLTTLDATNCNILAEVCSNIGELSSLKALRLLGTGICGLPESICKLSCLQDLNLQGCKKLQLLPNLPSGLRTLGLTCQSLTLPILSNLTNLKELSVLECSALECLPELPSKLSKLSFIGCQMLRKLPDLSNLKRLSELSLQVCSELREVKGLEGLVSLTMLDVLNCPKLSRLDRVECLMCLRYLSIGPSEALERLMDRSELSNLKVLPSCENQAGFQVLNSFICLEVLDLTDCMSLERLDLSTLKLLRKASVRKCKNLVEIRGLDSLEYLERLDISECTSIKRLDIAKLKYLRYL; from the exons ATGGGTATTGAAGCATTGAGCGTGATGTCCTTGATAAAAGTGGGAAATGACCATAGGCTGTTAATGCATGACCAACTGAGAGATCTAGGTAGGGAAATTGTCCGGCAGGAAAACTACGAGGAGCCCTGGAAACGTAGTCGTGTATGGATTCACAAGGAAGCCTTACATGTTCTTGAGAAAAACAAG GGAACTAGAAAGATAAAAGCCCTCCGTCTTAATAAAAGTGGCTTAGGCAGGGTGTACAGCAATGTACTGTTTGAAAAGCTACCGAACTTAAGGTTCCTTGAGATGAATAATTTCATCCTCTCTGGAGATTTTGAGTATGTTCTTTCTGAACTACGATGGctttattggaaaaattgtccatCAAATTTAGTAGCAACCAACTTTCACGTGAAGAAATTAGTCATACTTGACTTATCAAGGAGCAAAGTCACAGAGCATTGGGAAGGATGGAAACTTATGGAT GTGGCAAGTAATCTGAAAGTTCTCAACATTGCTAATTGCCGTGACTTGAAAACATCTCCTGATCTCACAGCTTTTCAAAATCTGGAGATTTTAATTCTtggaaaatgtgaaaatctAACAAAATTGCACCCTTCTATTGGAAGCATCAGCACCCTGATTTCCTTGGATGTGAGAGACTGTTTCAGACTGAAGGAACTTCCAATAGAAGTGGGGCAGCTACAAGAATTAGAGGAGCTTTTTATGGATAGAACTCGGATGGAAGAAATTCCCATATCTAAAGGTTCAATGAAGAAGCTCAGGACTCTTAGTGCCCAGTATTGTGAATCATTGGCTCGAATACCCAgcttgttaagccatctagCCTCTCTGTCAACCCTTGATTTTACAGGATGCAAAAAGCTTGCCGAACTTCCAGATGCCCTAGGGTTCCTTCAGAAACTGCAGCACTTATCATTAAAAGAATGTAGCTCTTTGAGAGGGATCCCCAACTCAATTGGCAAGTTGGAATGTTTAACTGAGCTGGACATATCGTACACAGGATTTACAGAGttacctgaatccattggaGACTTGAGTAATTTAGAAGTTCTGCAAATGGCGCTGTCACATGTAACAAGGTTACCTAGTGTTATTGGGATGTTGGGGAAACTCACCACATTAGATGCCACAAATTGCAACATCCTGGCAGAAGTTTGTAGTAATATTGGTGAATTGTCTTCATTGAAGGCCCTCCGATTGTTGGGAACAGGCATTTGTGGCTTGCCAGAAAGCATTTGTAAGCTTTCTTGTCTCCAAGACCTCAACTTACAAGGGTGCAAGAAGCTCCAATTGCTGCCAAACCTACCCTCTGGCTTGAGAACTCTAGGTCTCACTTGTCAGAGTCTTACATTGCCAATCCTTTCCAACCTGACAAATCTAAAGGAACTCTCTGTCCTAGAATGCTCTGCACTTGAATGCCTCCCAGAGCTTCCCTCCAAACTGTCAAAGCTTTCCTTTATAGGATGCCAAATGTTGAGAAAGTTGCCAGATTTGTCAAACTTGAAGCGTCTTTCAGAATTGAGTTTGCAGGTTTGCTCTGAACTGAGAGAAGTCAAAGGTCTGGAAGGATTAGTATCGCTAACAATGTTGGATGTGTTGAACTGCCCAAAGTTATCTAGGCTTGATAGGGTAGAATGTTTGATGTGTCTGAGGTACCTAAGCATCGGACCGTCAGAAGCGTTAGAGAGGTTGATGGATCGTTCGGAACTGAGTAATTTGAAGGTGCTTCCAAGTTGCGAGAATCAAGCTGgatttcaagttcttaatagCTTCATTTGCTTGGAAGTTTTAGATCTCACTGACTGCAtgtctttggaaagactggaccTTTCAACTTTGAAGCTTTTAAGGAAAGCAAGTGTTAGGAAATGCAAGAATCTAGTCGAAATTAGAGGCCTTGACAGCTTGGAATACTTGGAAAGGTTGGATATCTCTGAGTGCACATCCATTAAGAGACTGGATATTGCAAAATTGAAGTATCTGAGATATTTATAG
- the LOC104436191 gene encoding disease resistance protein RPV1-like isoform X2, whose amino-acid sequence MIECKRSEGHIVLPIFYKVEPGHVRHQTGSFGKAFHKIKKHYKADVVQRWERALQEVGSLKGWESERIANGHEAELVKIIVRKVLGELKEAFHLDVTENLVGISNHVEEIMRMLKTDDTDTRFVGIHGMGGVDVRETAKDRGAHHLQNQLISNILKGKHNDISNVDEGLRIIKTRFKHKKVLILLDDVDDVSQLNCLAGKRDWFGSGSKIIITARKVSFLDEARVDNSYALNGLDPDNSLLLFSRHAFRRDFPLPEFGDLSREIVSTTGGLPLALEVIGSFLCGKRLAVWKDTLKKLRQIPDKEVQEKLRVSYEALDYEQKQIFWILPVFHWN is encoded by the exons atgaTCGAGTGCAAGAGAAGTGAAGGGCACATCGTCTTGCCCATCTTCTACAAAGTCGAGCCCGGGCATGTGCGACACCAGACGGGGAGTTTCGGGAAGGCCTTTCATAAAATTAAGAAGCATTATAAGGCAGATGTGGTCCAACGATGGGAGCGAGCTCTCCAAGAAGTAGGAAGCTTAAAGGGATGGGAATCAGAGAGAATTGCTAACGG ACATGAAGCTGAGTTGGTAAAGATAATTGTCAGGAAGGTTTTGGGCGAGTTAAAGGAAGCTTTTCATTTAGACGTCACGGAGAACTTGGTCGGGATTAGTAATCATGTAGAGGAGATTATGAGAATGTTAAAAACTGATGACACTGATACTCGATTTGTTGGAATCCACGGAATGGGCGGTGTTG ATGTGCGAGAAACAGCAAAAGACAGGGGTGCCCACCATTTGCAGAACCAACTAATCTCCAATATTctaaaaggaaaacacaatGACATCTCCAATGTCGATGAAGGACTTAGAATCATCAAAACTAGATTTAAGCATAAGAAAGTCCTCAtccttcttgatgatgtggatgatgtTTCTCAGTTGAACTGTTTGGCTGGAAAACGTGACTGGTTTGGTTCCGGAAGTAAGATCATTATTACGGCAAGAAAAGTGAGTTTTCTTGATGAGGCTCGGGTGGATAACTCGTATGCACTCAATGGATTGGATCCTGACaactctttgcttctttttagtAGACATGCATTCAGAAGGGACTTCCCTTTGCCTGAATTTGGGGATCTCTCTCGTGAAATTGTGTCCACTACAGGAGGGcttcctttagcacttgagGTTATAGGATCATTCTTGTGCGGAAAACGCCTAGCAGTATGGAAAGATACATTAAAGAAGTTACGGCAAATACCAGATAAGGaagtgcaagagaagttaagggtaagttatgaagcattagatTATGAGCAAAAACAGATATTTTGGATATTGCCTGTTTTTCACTGGAACTGA
- the LOC104436191 gene encoding disease resistance protein RPV1-like isoform X3, producing MIECKRSEGHIVLPIFYKVEPGHVRHQTGSFGKAFHKIKKHYKADVVQRWERALQEVGSLKGWESERIANGHEAELVKIIVRKVLGELKEAFHLDVTENLVGISNHVEEIMRMLKTDDTDTRFVGIHGMGGVGKTTLAKFIYNKLSNQFDHCSFLADVRETAKDRGAHHLQNQLISNILKGKHNDISNVDEGLRIIKTRFKHKKVLILLDDVDDVSQLNCLAGKRDWFGSGSKIIITARKTCIQKGLPFA from the exons atgaTCGAGTGCAAGAGAAGTGAAGGGCACATCGTCTTGCCCATCTTCTACAAAGTCGAGCCCGGGCATGTGCGACACCAGACGGGGAGTTTCGGGAAGGCCTTTCATAAAATTAAGAAGCATTATAAGGCAGATGTGGTCCAACGATGGGAGCGAGCTCTCCAAGAAGTAGGAAGCTTAAAGGGATGGGAATCAGAGAGAATTGCTAACGG ACATGAAGCTGAGTTGGTAAAGATAATTGTCAGGAAGGTTTTGGGCGAGTTAAAGGAAGCTTTTCATTTAGACGTCACGGAGAACTTGGTCGGGATTAGTAATCATGTAGAGGAGATTATGAGAATGTTAAAAACTGATGACACTGATACTCGATTTGTTGGAATCCACGGAATGGGCGGTGTTGGTAAGACGACTCTGGCCAAGTTCATCTACAATAAACTCTCCAATCAGTTCGATCACTGTAGCTTCTTGGCAGATGTGCGAGAAACAGCAAAAGACAGGGGTGCCCACCATTTGCAGAACCAACTAATCTCCAATATTctaaaaggaaaacacaatGACATCTCCAATGTCGATGAAGGACTTAGAATCATCAAAACTAGATTTAAGCATAAGAAAGTCCTCAtccttcttgatgatgtggatgatgtTTCTCAGTTGAACTGTTTGGCTGGAAAACGTGACTGGTTTGGTTCCGGAAGTAAGATCATTATTACGGCAAGAAAA ACATGCATTCAGAAGGGACTTCCCTTTGCCTGA